In a single window of the Hippocampus zosterae strain Florida chromosome 6, ASM2543408v3, whole genome shotgun sequence genome:
- the atoh1a gene encoding protein atonal homolog 1a, translating to MDVLSVADWCQDAKEASYESDPRDWLAPAQTSGACDTRDSSADYLGHSPCSSTGSFHESGSPGSGGPPSPPSYRKASQGSLKVRDLCRLKGLVVAGAEQDASARQRAPSSKPANGVQRQRRVAANARERRRMHGLNHAFDALRNVIPAMDNDKKLSKYETLQMAQIYINALAELLQEPTSSSSVSNPPKSDLSAGFDGGAPKSPSQPTANSSEGQLAAHIDAMSLRAAFDDVSFPSLTLEEVAVSPAEGGPGGRVDSPRSDGEFSPRSHFSDSDEMAVEEDELHAVSF from the exons ATGGACGTCCTAAGCGTGGCAGACTGGTGCCAGGACGCCAAGGAGGCGAGCTATGAAAGTGATCCACGCGACTGGCTCGCTCCCGCGCAAACTTCAGGCGCCTGCGACACACGCGACTCTTCGGCGGACTACCTGGGACATTCGCCCTGTTCCAGCACCGGTTCTTTTCACG AGAGTGGCTCGCCGGGCTCCGGGGGTCCCCCCAGCCCTCCCAGCTATCGAAAAGCGTCTCAGGGCTCGCTCAAAGTCCGAGACCTGTGCCGCCTGAAGGGCCTGGTGGTAGCCGGCGCCGAGCAAGACGCGTCCGCCCGGCAGAGGGCCCCGTCCAGCAAACCCGCCAACGGCGTACAGCGGCAGAGGCGAGTCGCCGCCAACGCCCGGGAGAGGCGGCGCATGCACGGCCTCAACCACGCTTTTGATGCGCTCCGCAACGTCATCCCGGCAATGGACAACGACAAGAAATTGTCCAAGTACGAGACGCTTCAAATGGCGCAAATTTACATCAACGCCCTGGCGGAGCTCTTGCAAGAACCGACGTCGTCTTCATCCGTCTCCAATCCGCCAAAGAGCGACCTGTCCGCGGGTTTCGACGGCGGGGCTCCGAAGTCGCCCTCACAGCCGACGGCCAACTCTTCCGAGGGCCAGCTTGCCGCGCATATCGACGCCATGTCGCTGCGAGCAGCCTTCGACGACGTCTCGTTCCCCTCCTTGACGCTGGAGGAAGTTGCGGTCTCCCCTGCCGAGGGGGGCCCGGGTGGACGAGTTGACTCGCCCCGCAGCGACGGCGAGTTTTCCCCGCGCTCCCATTTCAGTGACTCGGATGAGATGGCGGTGGAGGAGGACGAGCTTCACGCGGTCTCTTTCTAA